The proteins below are encoded in one region of Apium graveolens cultivar Ventura chromosome 4, ASM990537v1, whole genome shotgun sequence:
- the LOC141721046 gene encoding ras-related protein RABA1f-like — translation MGAYRADDDYDYLFKIVLIGDSGVGKSNLLSRFTRNEFSLESKSTIGVEFATRSIHVDDKVVKAQIWDTAGQERYRAITSAYYRGAVGALLVYDVTRNVTFENVERWLKELRDHTDSNIVIMLVGNKADLRHLRAVSTEDATAFAEKESTFFMETSALESMNVEDAFTEVLTQIHQVVSRKALESGNDPAALPKGQTINVKDDVSAVKKSGCCAS, via the exons ATGGGGGCGTACAGAGCAGACGATGATTACGATTACTTATTCAAAATTGTACTCATCGGCGACTCTGGCGTTGGTAAATCTAATCTTCTTTCTAGGTTCACTCGTAATGAGTTCAGTCTTGAGTCCAAATCCACTATTGGCGTCGAGTTCGCTACTCGTAGCATTCACGTCGATGATAAAGTCGTTAAAGCTCAGATTTGGGACACTGCTGGTCAAGAAAG ATACCGTGCAATTACAAGTGCGTACTATCGAGGAGCTGTTGGGGCATTGCTTGTATATGATGTCACGCGAAATGTCACATTTGAGAATGTAGAGAGATGGCTCAAAGAACTCCGTGATCACACTGATTCCAACATTGTTATAATGCTAGTGGGGAACAAGGCAGATCTGCGTCACTTGCGTGCTGTGTCCACGGAAGATGCGACGGCCTTTGCTGAGAAGGAGAGTACCTTCTTCATGGAAACTTCTGCTCTAGAGTCCATGAATGTTGAGGATGCTTTCACTGAGGTGCTTACCCAGATACATCAAGTTGTCAGCAGAAAAGCTCTTGAATCAGGAAATGATCCAGCAGCTTTGCCAAAAGGACAGACAATTAATGTCAAGGATGACGTATCAGCAGTGAAAAAATCTGGATGTTGCGCTTCTTAG
- the LOC141719694 gene encoding uncharacterized protein LOC141719694: MYSSFPKGYYPPTKPNFIFLSETLANKDRVDVVRRVVGFAGCIVVDVRGHSGGLTLQWRNEEGCIIKEVNNHFIYFEVQSEQVGMWRYTGFYGCPERSGRSESWEILTNLASKSSLPWYVIGDFNDLIFLGEKIGERMHPYNLLTRFAETVATCNLVDLGFVGEPYTWEKSRGTENWIQLNKRVYAPKSKHFKFENMGLKEMDCFNVVQNNWTVTSGKEILDIINYCCLQLEEWGGGVKLEYKKKLAEYWGKLRKMRTRRYAHGIQLYNEAQLEYLNLLDKQETYWQQLPRNFGCKKVLETRLKPCIRSLISDRQSVFVNGRLLTDNALIAFEVNHFMKRRKQGKSGSRLKIDISKAYDRPKWAFIRSMMDKFGLHTIWVDRGDPISPYIYIMYAEGLSFILRHNEKAGLLHGCVNARGTPSISHLLFADDCYFFFKSNGSEAGVMRRILDMYENISGQKINYAKSVVTFSSNVTAGVKWKFVIN; this comes from the exons ATGTACAGTTCATTTCCTAAAGGATACTACCCACCAACAAAACCCAACTTTATTTTTTTATCCGAAACATTAGCAAATAAAGATAGAGTAGATGTAGTTAGAAGAGTTGTTGGATTTGCAGGCTGCATTGTAGTCGATGTTCGAGGCCATAGTGGTGGCTTAACTCTGCAGTGGAGGAATGAAGAAGGCTGTATAATAAAGGAAGTAAATAACCATTTTATCTATTTTGAAGTACAAAGCGAGCAAGTGGGAATGTGGAGGTATACAGGGTTTTATGGTTGTCCCGAACGTAGTGGACGTAGTGAGTCGTGGGAGATTCTTACAAACTTAGCTTCAAAATCAAGTTTACCCTGGTATGTTATAGGTGATTTTAATGACCTAATATTTCTAGGAGAGAAAATAGGGGAAAGAATGCATCCGTATAATCTATTAACAAGGTTTGCTGAAACAGTGGCCACTTGTAACTTGGTAGATTTAGGATTTGTTGGGGAACCATATACATGGGAGAAGTCTAGGGGTACAGAAAATTGGATTCAG TTAAATAAGCGTGTATATGCCCCAAAAAGCAAACATTtcaaatttgaaaatatgggGTTAAAAGAAATGGACTGTTTCAATGTTGTTCAGAATAATTGGACAGTTACTTCAGGGAAGGAGATTCTTGACATAATAAATTATTGTTGTCTTCAACTAGAAGAGTGGGGAGGGGGTGTTAAGTTGGAGTATAAGAAGAAATTGGCAGAATATTGGGGTAAGTTACGCAAGATGCGAACTCGAAGATATGCACATGGTATTCAGCTGTACAATGAAGCTCAATTGGAGTATTTAAATCTGTTAGATAAGCAAGAAACGTATTGGCAACAACTACCAAGAAATTTTGGATGCAAGAAG GTATTGGAAACCAGGTTAAAACCTTGCATAAGATCATTGATATCTGACAGACAAAGTGTGTTTGTTAATGGTAGACTTCTAACCGATAATGCATTAATCGCATTTGAAGTTAATCATTTTATGAAGCGACGTAAACAAGGAAAATCTGGTAGCAGACTTAAAATTGACATTTCAAAAGCTTACGACCGACCGAAATGGGCATTTATCCGGAGTATGATGGATAAGTTTGGGTTACATACAATTTGGGTTGATAGA GGCGACCCAATTTCACCTTACATATACATTATGTATGCTGAAGGATTAAGTTTTATTCTCAGGCATAATGAAAAAGCTGGGTTGTTGCATGGTTGTGTCAATGCTAGGGGAACACCTTCTATTTCACACCTTTTATTTGCAGATGACTGTTATTTCTTCTTCAAATCTAATGGGTCTGAGGCAGGAGTCATGAGGAGGATATTGGACATGTATGAGAATATCTCTGGTCAGAAAATAAATTATGCTAAATCAGTTGTCACGTTTTCATCCAATGTAACAGCGGGTGTAAAATGGAAGTTTGTCATCAACTAG
- the LOC141719692 gene encoding uncharacterized protein LOC141719692 — translation MFPVAYAIVESENTSSWRWFLDLLRDDLDLGNGNGYTIISDQHKGLENAMREFLPEAEHRLCVRHLFANFKKRFGTGLLKRQFWIIATATYPTAHVKAMKGLEKLYRKAHAHLAKFDAKSWTKAYISTLQRQTMLTTTCLSHLIHGYLMRVLNMLQEIHFKLMRRVRLNKERMEASQHQICPVIRRKLDFAVRVSREWQATWDGHRSFMVRKGTRSVTVDLEERTCACRVWDLTGVPCAHVVAAIHDRRQQPMSYVSHYFTRELYLRAYGHSIEALRGEDFWELHNTAEMLPPDMPKKLRGRPKKMRRREEWEDGTQSRSKTQDAAEQQGQPEV, via the exons ATGTTCCCTGTAGCCTATGCAATAGTTGAATCTGAAAATACTAGCAGCTGGAGATGGTTCCTAGACCTGTTGAGAGATGACCTTGATCTTGGAAATGGAAATGGCTATACAATTATTAGTGATCAACATAAG GGCTTGGAGAATGCTATGAGGGAGTTTTTACCAGAAGCTGAGCATAGGCTATGTGTAAGGCACCTGTTTGCAAACTTTAAAAAGAG GTTTGGTACTGGACTGTTGAAGAGGCAATTTTGGATTATAGCAACAGCCACCTACCCTACAGCTCATGTGAAAGCAATGAAGGGTCTTGAGAAGCTATACAGGAAAGCTCATGCTCACTTGGCTAAGTTTGATGCAAAAAGCTGGACAAAGGCTTACATCTCAACACTCCAAAGACAGACAATGTTGACAACAACATGTCTGAGTCATTTAATTCATGGATACTTAATGAGAG TGCTTAACATGCTTCAGGAGATTCATTTTAAACTAATGAGAAGGGTGAGACTGAACAAAGAGAGGATGGAAGCTAGCCAACATCAGATATGCCCAGTAATTAGGAGGAAGCTTGACTTTGCAGTTAGAGTATCAAGGGAGTGGCAAGCTACATGGGATGGTCACAGAAGTTTCATGGTTAGAAAGGGAACAAGGTCTGTGACAGTTGATTTGGAGGAAAGAACATGTGCTTGCAGAGTTTGGGACTTAACAGGTGTTCCATGTGCACATGTTGTTGCAGCTATACATGACAGGAGGCAGCAACCCATGTCTTATGTGTCACATTACTTTACAAGGGAACTATACTTGAGGGCATATGGTCATTCAATAGAAGCACTTAGAGGAGAAGATTTTTGGGAGTTACACAATACAGCTGAAATGCTTCCTCCAGATATGCCTAAGAAACTCAGAGGAAGGCCAAAAAAGATGAGAAGAAGGGAGGAGTGGGAGGATGGTACTCAGAGTAGGAGTAAAACTCAAGATGCAGCTGAACAACAAGGTCAACCAGAGGTGTAA
- the LOC141719693 gene encoding putative mitochondrial protein AtMg00310 — protein sequence MKKAMNVFWWGNGEAGKGIRWLLWDRLCVPKADGGLGFKKFMSFNIAMLAKQAWRLLTIANPLVTQTIRARYFLNIDFLNAKLGSNLSYVWRSIVESQEDVRHGCRRRI from the coding sequence ATGAAGAAAGCAATGAATGTTTTTTGGTGGGGCAATGGAGAAGCGGGTAAGGGAATTAGGTGGCTATTGTGGGATAGGTTGTGTGTTCCTAAAGCGGATGGTGGACTAGGGTTTAAGAAGTTTATGAGTTTTAATATTGCTATGCTTGCTAAACAAGCTTGGCGGCTGTTAACCATTGCCAATCCGCTTGTAACTCAGACTATACGTGCACGCTACTTCTTAAATATAGATTTTTTGAATGCAAAGTTAGGCTCCAACCTGAGCTATGTATGGCGTAGCATAGTTGAGTCACAGGAAGATGTCCGACATGGGTGTAGACGTCGAATATGA